The window ctttctccgtcgcaCAAGGCGGCGTACCTGACCCGTGACCAGGGAAGACGGTCTGCCGAGGCGTCCCAAAGCGGTGCCTTGGCTGCGTCCTCTCCCCACTCGAACGGGAAGACTCTGAACGCCAGCGGGGGCCGCGACCAGTCTTTCTTCTGGCCAGTGTTTGGCGGGTCCTCCCTCCACATCTCGGGCATCCTCATCCCGTACTACATCTGTCCCATCCTCCCGAACTTCCCCAAGTCGTCGTTCTACTCCGACGGCGCCTTCGAACCCGGTGCAGTGGAAGGCCCGAGTGCGAGGGTGGCGCTCACAAGCCCCCGCAAACAGAGTGTGGCCTTTGAAGCGGTGGACGATCTCCCCATGCAGTTCGAGAGCGGGCGAAACGTCGTCTCGAGCAGGTGTCGGTCAAGAGCTGACTTGGCGCTCGGCCCGGCCGAAGCGACGCGGAGTGAGAGCCGCAGCGTCATTCTAGGGCGCGAGAACGAGATCCGCGCCTCCAGGTGCGAGAACAAACCGGCTTTTGGCGCCGAAACGGATCTGCCGAGCTGCGAGTCTGCACtcgcagcggaggaaggctCCTGTCGCGGGTTTCCCTCCGCATGCAATCAGGTGTCAGCCGATCCCGTCAGCGAGCGTCCCGTTGACTCCGCCCTGCGactttcctcctcttggGCGTGCAGAGAGATCGACTGTCTGACGTCGAAGGGGGGGTCCGCTCCCTCGCTCCGCGCCCGTCCCCGCAGCTTGAGTCACTTGTTTCACAGTCGGGTCCCCCGACGAGTCCAGTATCTGCTGCAATGGTCTATTCCGAatttcctcgtcctcttcatcttcgcctgcgtcctGCCGGCGTGCCTCAAGTACAGAGCCCCCATCCACATCGATTTCggtctccttgttctcttcctcgccagccTCCAGGGCTTTGTCGCCCTGAAGTCGCACGAGGAAGGCTCGAAGCCAGCGAGTCGCGGATCTGCCGGGCGAGAATCAGCGAGGCGTGCGTCGGTGGTGCGTGCCAAGCCAGCGAAAGAACCGGAAGATAAAAAGGCAAGTTTGGAGAGCGACACGGCGCGCGACGATGTGTGTGGTACAGCGCAAGAGCCGAGCAAACAGGGCGTGGCTGGCGAGACTCTCGCCAACTCCCTCAGTCGCTTGATGCCGCAGGACATGCTGTTTCAGATGCCGGCAGCGACTTCGATTCTCGGCAATGACGgcaaacagagacgcgaagaaaatgGCGGGgccctgtcgctctcgcttccctcaaACGTCTCGGTCGCGCAGTGTGCCCCGGAGGAAGGATGCACCACCCGCAGTCTCGCGGACGCTTTGCCTGCTTGCGCCGAGGCAGAAtcggaggcgagggcgacgctgAAAGAAGGGAATGGCGTGGACAACTTCCAAGCATCTAGCTCTCTCTCAAAGCAAGAAGAGGCTGACGGCGCCGCAGGGAAGGTCGAAAGGTGTTCGAACGCGTTGGGCGAaccggaagaggaagaacaaggcggTGCGGTGGAACAGAGTTGCCGCAAAACAGAGATTGACGCTGACACACTCGCAGTCCCCCAGGGCCATGCGCTCGTTTCgtcggaagaggaaggacaagaggacggaggcggAGCCGGACACCACCTGCCGACAATCTTCGAACGCTCGGAGACGCcaacagaagacgaggacgcggaaACTTTGGAGGCGGACGCTGCGTCCGTTGACCGGACGGATTCTGTCGAATTTGCGGCTCCAGTCGCTTGtgctccttcgtctccgatttctgtgtcgccttctgtcaGCCGCGAGGTCGATGCCGCTCTTCTGGTCTCTGGACCGTCCCCTCAGTCACAAGACtcggaggcgaaaggcgagtCGGGAAAAGAGAtggaagacgaagccgagCAGCGTGAGGACGAGCCGGTTGCGGAGGAGCGTGAGACGAAGCTCATCAGCGACTtggcgtcttctttctgggggtctcctctgtcgcgtgCGTCGAACACTCGTggcggcgggaagaaggcggtgTCCTTTTCCGCACTGCTAACGGAAGACGTTTCGAAAGCGCAAGTCGCGGAGCAGacgggcgagacagagcaaCCAGGGACTCCGCAAATTTCCGAGCAGACGGGAAATGTGTCAGGAGAGGCGGCACACGAGCCCGACTTTGGAGATGGGTTGCAGCGCTCCCACCGTGCAgctctctcgcccgccttGGCGCTTTTATACGATGACGATGCGGTATCCGTCTCGGAGGAAATCTtgtcgctgccttcgccccCGCCGTGTGCCGTGGGTTGCGAGCGGTCCCGTCCGCTCGCGACTTCTCTGGATTTCCCCCCTCGCGGCCAGGCATTTATCGCGGAAGAtctgagagaggcgccgcgcgaaCAAGAAGATGAAaccgacgaggacgagattGCCGCTAAGGCGATGGCCACGCCGATGCACATTGGCGTTGACGTCGACGAGGGCGGGATCGCGGCGAATGTGAAGTCGTTTCGCAgccacgcgtctctctccacctccttCCTGttggagagcgaagacgagcgcaGCGACGCCGCGTCGGGAGTGTGTCCggagaaactggagacgggcgaggacCGCCCGCAGATCCACAGTTTGGTGGGCCGTTTACACCTGCCGCTCGCTGCCTTGGCCGAGGACGCCGAGTTCCTGAACCAAGAGGGCGAAGATGGCGACAAGCTGCTCACGTGGAAGGCTGAAGACACCCGAAACACGACCGCAGACGGCGTGTgtgccttctcgtccgtttcctccgacacgtctctcctgcgttctCAGTCCCCGTGTACTCACGGAGTTGTCCCCTCGATGGTCGCCCCGGGCTTTTCCGGCCCGCGCGCGTCCTTCCCCCTGATCGCCgagtcgccttttcctttcgccGGCGCTTCGACCGCCTCGCGAGAGCCTGGTCTCGCGTTCGGTGTGGAGCCGATCGAGCGAGTGCCGCGCCTCGAGGGCCAGGTGGGAGACAGATGTTCGGCCGGCTCTCCGGGCATCTGGGGCTTCCCTTCTTGGCAGTCCGAGGCGTCGAGTGACCCGAACTTCCCATTTGGAAATCTTCCCGAGTCGCTCGCGTTGTCGCCGgcggcctcgctcgcggcCGCAGTTGCCCTCGGCGCGTTCGAGCCCTCTCGAAGCCCCGCAGGCATCAGCGTCGAGACGCTCCTCGACCTGgacggcgtcgaggcgaATCCGCGACGGAGCGTGCGCGAGGAACCCCGAGAGTGTAAGAAGGCTCTCTCGGAAGAGGAGTGCAGCGAGACCGACTCGGTGTTCGTCCGCGGcgcccctttcttccccgaGTCGCGGCCGGCAGGTCCGCCGCCGTTCGGGCCCATGCACGTTTCTCCAGCGGAGAACGGCAacctccgcctcgcctcgcagcggccttcttcgagtccgcctcggcctccgccgcctcccgtGTCGCCAGCGCGATCGCCCTGTCCCTCTGCCCAgcaggacgaggagacggcgcccgTGCCGGTCTCTGCGGCGCCCGCCAACAACGCAAAGCAGCGCGTGGCTCTGCAGCACTACATGGCCCTCGTTCGCGAGTGCCATCGAACCAGGGACAGTCGCGGGGCGATTCGAGTTCTCGAGCGTCTCCAGGCGGAAGGTCGCGTGGCCGCGGACACGCAGCTGCTGAACTACGTCCTCATGGTCTGCGTGTCCGCCAACGACCGCGTGATGACAGGTacggcgcggcgcctgacGCGAAGGGGGCgtgggaggcgacgaggcgccgtcGGGTTCCAGAccaggagaggcagaccgCGCGACGCAGTTCTTTGTGTTTGcggtgcgtgtgtgtgtgtggcctCGACAGGTCAACTGTTCACGTTCATGGAGACGACGGGATGTGCGGACTTGGTGACGTACAACACCCTCGTGAAGAGTTTCACTGGGAACGGCGAACTGCACGCGGCGGAACAGGTGCTTGCGCGCatggaggggcgagagaacacTCTGGAGGACGAGCTGTCGGCGGCGTACGTGAGTCTCGGAATCGAGAGCCAGTCGGAGAAGGGCGTGCTGAAGAACAGGCCGAGGATATCGCCGGACGAAGTCACGTTCAACCTCCTGGTCAACGCAGCTGTCAGCGCCGGAGACCCCGACAAGGCGTGGGAGTACATTGACCGGATCAAGAAGGCGAACCTCCGCCCGGACAAGTTCACCATCAGCTCCATCATCAAGTCTCTCCAGCCGGCCCAGAACCAGCAGCACACGCGCCGCGCGTTCGAGTTGATGGACCAGATTGACGCGTGTGAAGACCTCGTCCTGTTGAGCACCTGCATCGACGCGTGCGCGCGACTCGGTGACCTCGACCGACTTGGCGCGCTGCTCTCGCGCTTTGAGAAGTCCGACCTGCAGCCGAACGCCCACGCGTACGGCACGCTCATCAAGGCGTACGGGAAACTCGGGAACGTGGCACGGGTCTGGGAGTTGTGGACGGAGCAGCAGCGCAGCGGCGTGGAGGCTTCCAACTACACGCTCGGCTGCATGATCGACTGTCTCGCGAGCAACGGGCTGATGGCCGAGGCCGTCGACCTCTTCGACAAGAGCGTCGCGGCAGGCTCTGCCgacgccgtcctcttctccatcttgGTCAAGGGCTTGGCCCGGTTCCGGAACCGCGGTGTGGAAGTCGCCCTCGGCGCGTACCGCCGCCtgaaggagagcgacgcggtCCCCGGCGCCGCAAAGGCCAGGGGGAACCCGTCCCCGAGTCGGCTCGGTGGcgtcgcggaggcgcgcgagagtcGCAGGCGCGGCGACAAGCGActgggaaacgagaagggcgGGGCTGTGCGCGCCCCGGCCGACGAGGACCAGACCTGCTACATGAAGGCACTGAACACCATCTCGTTCAATTCGCTCCTTCACCTATGCGTGAGGTCGGGGCGGCTCGCCGACGCCCTCGAACTCTTCAAAGACATGCAATCCCACCCGCATGCGCAGCCGGACCTGATCACCTACAGCACAGTCATCAAAGGCCTTTGCTGTTCGTCCAAGGAGCACGCGCTCGACGCCGCCCTCGGGCTCTTTGAGCAAATgcaaaaagacgcaaagaTCTCTCCCGACGCGATCGTGTACAACACCCTCATCCAGGGCGCCGCCACCCGACGAAACGTCACCCTCGTCGAGTCACTCCTTCTCCACATGCTCCAAAACAACGTCAAACCGAGCAGCTACACCCTGTGCCAATGCGTGAAGCTCTATGGTAAGTCAGTCAAATGGTcaatgcatatatctatttatctatatgtatattccCATGATCTGTGCTTTTTGTGCAAGTTCTCCCAGTCTACCCCAAGTCCAACCGCAGGACTCTCGCTCATGTCTTTTGACACGGTGGGACGCACCGCTCATTACAACCCCAGAGAGGCTCTCTCAGTGAAGTGGGCGCAAACGTGCCGTATCGATTGCAGATCGCGGGAGGTGCTGAgacacgcgcatgcaaacgtgTGTAGGATGTCCATCCCCACTTGGCGATCTAAACAGGTGTGCGCCGAAtcgtgtcttcttttccaggCAAGTGTGGCGACCTCGCTCGGGCCCTCGAGCTGGCGCTGGAGCTTCCGCGCCGCTTCAACTTCGCCATGGACAGCTACGTGTACACGGCGTTgatcgctgcatgcactcacAACCGGGCGCCGTTTTTGGCGGCCACGCTGGCGCTGCAGGCTACCCAGGAGAACCAGGAGTTGCCGCCGGCTCTGTTGTTGCGGTTGGCGAATCACCTCCAGCAGCAACGCGAcctcgccgagagagaagcgatgAATTCGAGTCTCCGCAACTTGCCGTTGCTCAAGAACTTGTGCCTCAGCGAGCCGACTGGGAAGGCCCTTGGTCTCTTTGGGCGCAGCCTGTCCCCCGCGGATGAGGCTAAGACGACCGTGGACGCCATCATCAGATTGCTCAAGCGCGCAGTTGGAGCCGTTGGGTGTGCTCCCGGGGCGAAGGAACGCGGCGACGAGTTCGCGTCGCTGGTGCACACTCCTTTTCCCGGCGAGGGCCAGAAGGAGGCTGTGCCCGGGGGCTTCCCGAACGGCCGGAATGCCGGGGCTGCGAACAGCAAGCGCTCGAAGCGCGGCACTGCCCCGCCTCCtgcagacagagagcgaggcgagagaagtgAAAAGCAAGGGGTATTCGGGACGACCAAGCGAAAGGCGGGCAGGGGCCAGGAGAGTTGCGAGGACGACGTCTACGGCGTAACTGCGCACGTCAACGTGCGCGGGTTCGTGCGGCAGGGAAGCGACAACTCCCACAAAGGGTACCCCCCTcaacggagacagcctggAAACGCTGGGCCGCCGCCCGCGTACGGAAAGGGcccggcgcatgcaccgagGGCGGGCGGCATGCCCCGTGGAGGCGGCGGCTTTGAGAGAGGCGTCAGCTGGCAAGCGAACCAGGTCGAGGCTGACGTGCCCCTGAACTTTGGCTGCGACGGGAAGCGCCACGTCCAGGCCAAACACGGCAACGGGGCGTCTTCGAGCGCAATCACGGCGGTCGGCATCTCCAAGGAAGCAGCAAAGGGTGGACGGAAGGGACCCTCgggcggccgaggcgccggaCGCAACTCGGGGCGCGCTTTCGATGGCAGGACAACTGGTCTCCCGGACAAGGCCGAGAATGTGTGCAAAGAGAAGGACTTTCGCAGCCGCATGGGGCATGTGTGCCTGCACTCGCACGCAAGCTTGTGAGAGAAGTCATGGCTGGGTGGGGGCGACGCTCGTGTCTGCCGTTGGTGCAGACTCTGATGTGAACTGCGCTCGTCAGGAGTCTGTGCCGACCGGCGAGACCGTCCGTGGCGGTGCGTCTCTTCAGTAAGGCTCAGAGTTGACTTGGTCGTCTGAGGACGCACCCACGTGGAATGCGGCGCGCTGCTCGACGCGGAGCTCCTTTCCCCATTCCAGGttggcgacggcgacgcgttctcgtctttttcgttcGCGGCTTCAACCGCTTTTTGCGGCAGTTTGTGTCGCGGCGAACGCAGCTCGGGACGCGCTTCAGGCTTGGCgggtgtgtgtctccgtctgtgtgcatgcgcaggcgaTACGTCCCGGGGAAAGTGCATGTTGCGTCGACGCACGCCGTGTGCGCGGCAGGCCTCGAGATTCCCACGAGTGGAAAACACCCGTGCTCCGAAGGCTGCACGCTCACTTGTGACGTGTGCTTCTCGACACTTGTGGCGCGATCCAAGCGAAAATCTGTAGACAGATGTGAAGGTTGGATTCGTGCGTTTCCTGATCTCCCGTCTGgccggcgccgaggaagcggcggagcGCGCAGTGCGCTCTCGGAGGCTCTCGGTCTCGGGCAAAGTGTGCACAGGGCACAATGGACTCTGGAGCGCTGTGTCTTCGTAAAGCAATGTACGCATGCGTTCACGAACGGTCTGTCTCGTGGCGAGGCTGGTGAAAGAGGGTGTGTTGGTGTGCTGCCGGTGGATCGAGTTTTGAACCGCGTACACTCAGAGGCATCTCCGTGTCTGCGAAGATCGCGTTCCCGCTTCCCCACGGTCCCTGTGTATTTACGTTTTAAGGTGAGAGCGGCGTGCGCGGTGGCAAGGATGAAAGCGtccgtttgtttcctctgcatGTTGAGTATCTCGAGTTGTATGTCTGTGTTCAAAAATACACTGTTGCGCACGGCGTGTGGACCTTGGAATATTTACGGGTACTTTGGGGGGGGTTCCCGGTCTTCGGTGGTCAATCTATGATTCTGGCAGCGGGGTCGCGGAGCATCCTCTGAGGTGTATGCGCATCTTGGCACACCAGGTATATTTGACTAGTACGTGCCCGTGCGAATGCTACTGCTTTTCCACTGACAGTCCATTCACCTAGACAGGCACGACCTTCCAGGAACGGACTCGTTTTTTCGTGGcacgaacgagagaagacatcGGGAAGGCTCCGGATCAGCGTGTGGAAGTCAACATCTGTGGGCAgtcctttttttctgagTTTCGAGTGCAAATCTCGTGCAAGTGACTCACTGCGTTCGGGGTTGTGGTTCATGTGGAAGCCGCCTCGCACAGATTATTTTGTCAAGAGCGAATTAGAGATTCATATACACTACAGCGTATCCATTTCCTAGAGCGGGGAAATAAGACGAGAAGCTGCCGAGTACGGCTCTGCGTTGGACACTTGGTCAGTGTCGTTCATCgcgctcgcgtttctgctcctcgcctcctATTTATTTCTGCACATATATAGATGTTGTGGAGATTTCATTCATACGGCCTCGACGTGCACATCTGTCTCGAAGTTCCAGGGGGTGTtaccttttctttccccctGTCCGGTGCGCTTCGGCGAGAGTGAGCGTGTGTGGGCGTATGGCAGAAGGTCCGTTCCTGGAAGGAccggaggaagaacaacCGAATGGCAAAGTCCAGTTTCAGGCTTCTTTGACTCGTTTTGATTCCTGCAGTGTTTGCCTTTTGGCATGAGGCAGGTAACGCAAAGGCCTGTATGGTTTTCTGTCTCAGTGCACCCGTCAATCTTTGAATCGGAGAGTGatgaaaacgagagaagaaacaggttGAGGAAGGTGTAGAACGCCAGTGTCGCGTCCACCTTCgtgggaaagaaggaaagagtcTCGACGGGAAAAGCAAGCCTTTTCCTCATgagcgtctctgtgtccctcgTTCCCTGTCGTGCCTGTGGGAGGGCGTGTATACGTAGGAATTTGCATCTTGTTCAGCCCGTCCTGAGTTGCATTGCTCTGTGTCAGTCTTCTTGATACGTTTCTTGTCTCGACAGCGTCCTCGCCGTGCGTCAGGAGATGCCAGTGATTGTGGAAATGCAGAAagtgtcttttctttcatCGCTGGACAAATATCCTTTTTggctcgtttcctctgcatTGTGCGCGGCAGATGTCTTTTTGTCACACTTCTCAGTTTCTCGATCGATtatcgttttctctgtggctctcgttctcgcctgtGTAGTGTCTTATGTATGCTTCGTTTGTGTGGCGCCGTTGTGCACGTCTTTTCCGGCTGCCTGTGTGTGCGTATGAACATGGCAAGGGTCAGAAAGctagaggaagagagagcaatgtttctgttctttttctggcTCTGCGTGGGCAACAtggtgtctgcatgcagaagagagTCGTTTTATTCTGTCGTTTGTTGCCCTCTAttcgagaggaaagcgtcGCCGAGAACCAGAGACAAAGCGCGCTACAGAGCCGGGTTAATTCGAAGAGAAGGTACCGAGAgttgtttttgtttttcgaGAGATCGTGTGGTGTAGGAGGTACTCGCATCGGGTTTCTTCGtagagaacgagaaacaacTGGTGTT of the Neospora caninum Liverpool complete genome, chromosome XII genome contains:
- a CDS encoding putative PPR repeat-containing protein, whose protein sequence is MPGMARCGGNLWSMLVHRSPSATLHGDRASPETSLSPSHKAAYLTRDQGRRSAEASQSGALAASSPHSNGKTLNASGGRDQSFFWPVFGGSSLHISGILIPYYICPILPNFPKSSFYSDGAFEPGAVEGPSARVALTSPRKQSVAFEAVDDLPMQFESGRNVVSSRCRSRADLALGPAEATRSESRSVILGRENEIRASRCENKPAFGAETDLPSCESALAAEEGSCRGFPSACNQVSADPVSERPVDSALRLSSSWACREIDCLTSKGGSAPSLRARPRSLSHLFHSRVPRRVQYLLQWSIPNFLVLFIFACVLPACLKYRAPIHIDFGLLVLFLASLQGFVALKSHEEGSKPASRGSAGRESARRASVVRAKPAKEPEDKKASLESDTARDDVCGTAQEPSKQGVAGETLANSLSRLMPQDMLFQMPAATSILGNDGKQRREENGGALSLSLPSNVSVAQCAPEEGCTTRSLADALPACAEAESEARATLKEGNGVDNFQASSSLSKQEEADGAAGKVERCSNALGEPEEEEQGGAVEQSCRKTEIDADTLAVPQGHALVSSEEEGQEDGGGAGHHLPTIFERSETPTEDEDAETLEADAASVDRTDSVEFAAPVACAPSSPISVSPSVSREVDAALLVSGPSPQSQDSEAKGESGKEMEDEAEQREDEPVAEERETKLISDLASSFWGSPLSRASNTRGGGKKAVSFSALLTEDVSKAQVAEQTGETEQPGTPQISEQTGNVSGEAAHEPDFGDGLQRSHRAALSPALALLYDDDAVSVSEEILSLPSPPPCAVGCERSRPLATSLDFPPRGQAFIAEDLREAPREQEDETDEDEIAAKAMATPMHIGVDVDEGGIAANVKSFRSHASLSTSFLLESEDERSDAASGVCPEKLETGEDRPQIHSLVGRLHLPLAALAEDAEFLNQEGEDGDKLLTWKAEDTRNTTADGVCAFSSVSSDTSLLRSQSPCTHGVVPSMVAPGFSGPRASFPLIAESPFPFAGASTASREPGLAFGVEPIERVPRLEGQVGDRCSAGSPGIWGFPSWQSEASSDPNFPFGNLPESLALSPAASLAAAVALGAFEPSRSPAGISVETLLDLDGVEANPRRSVREEPRECKKALSEEECSETDSVFVRGAPFFPESRPAGPPPFGPMHVSPAENGNLRLASQRPSSSPPRPPPPPVSPARSPCPSAQQDEETAPVPVSAAPANNAKQRVALQHYMALVRECHRTRDSRGAIRVLERLQAEGRVAADTQLLNYVLMVCVSANDRVMTGQLFTFMETTGCADLVTYNTLVKSFTGNGELHAAEQVLARMEGRENTLEDELSAAYVSLGIESQSEKGVLKNRPRISPDEVTFNLLVNAAVSAGDPDKAWEYIDRIKKANLRPDKFTISSIIKSLQPAQNQQHTRRAFELMDQIDACEDLVLLSTCIDACARLGDLDRLGALLSRFEKSDLQPNAHAYGTLIKAYGKLGNVARVWELWTEQQRSGVEASNYTLGCMIDCLASNGLMAEAVDLFDKSVAAGSADAVLFSILVKGLARFRNRGVEVALGAYRRLKESDAVPGAAKARGNPSPSRLGGVAEARESRRRGDKRLGNEKGGAVRAPADEDQTCYMKALNTISFNSLLHLCVRSGRLADALELFKDMQSHPHAQPDLITYSTVIKGLCCSSKEHALDAALGLFEQMQKDAKISPDAIVYNTLIQGAATRRNVTLVESLLLHMLQNNVKPSSYTLCQCVKLYGKCGDLARALELALELPRRFNFAMDSYVYTALIAACTHNRAPFLAATLALQATQENQELPPALLLRLANHLQQQRDLAEREAMNSSLRNLPLLKNLCLSEPTGKALGLFGRSLSPADEAKTTVDAIIRLLKRAVGAVGCAPGAKERGDEFASLVHTPFPGEGQKEAVPGGFPNGRNAGAANSKRSKRGTAPPPADRERGERSEKQGVFGTTKRKAGRGQESCEDDVYGVTAHVNVRGFVRQGSDNSHKGYPPQRRQPGNAGPPPAYGKGPAHAPRAGGMPRGGGGFERGVSWQANQVEADVPLNFGCDGKRHVQAKHGNGASSSAITAVGISKEAAKGGRKGPSGGRGAGRNSGRAFDGRTTGLPDKAENVCKEKDFRSRMGHVCLHSHASL